In Parabacteroides timonensis, the genomic stretch ACAGATTTTTTTTGTTTTTGTATGAAAAGCTATAAGTTATCTCTCAGAATACTCTGGAGAATTCTCTTATAGATAATGACAGATTGTTTATTAAACTAGCTTGTTTGTAATAAAAGTTGTTTGTATTGTCTTTTTTAATGACGCGCAAAGATACAAAAAAGCTGCATCTGTATTTGTTTCAGTGTAATAATTAACTATTTAGTCGTTTTAGAGGCCTTGAATTTTTTCATTCGGACGTTTTTCAAAATAGTTCCGGAGGAAAATTTTTGAAAGTCCGGTCTTTTATCTTCAAAAGTCCTGACTTAACATTTGTAAATAAGGCGGCTTTTTGAAGAGAAAATATGATTTTTTGTGGAAATTGGTATGTTCTCGAGCATGATTTGATTGTGGATCGGTTATTAATGCTCAAAGGTTTTAACTATCCATATGATTGGATTATTATGATATGATGTGCGGTAAGAAGTAAAAAGGGAGTGAATGCTTTTAAATAGTTTGTTTGATCCGTCTTTTAGTGTGTTTCTGATAGTGTAAAAGTCCGTGAGAATGCTGTGTATTTGACCGTAATGTATCTTTGGCCGAAATATGAAATTATCAGGGTGGATAAATATCAAAATGACAAAAAGATAAAATCATTACGATGTAGTGTGTATAAAAATAATTAAGTTTGTAATTATTTTGAAATATTGATTTAGAAATAAATCCTTACATTTGTTTTTGGTAATCATCTAATTAAATTATGACTCAGCTATCGGATACTAACATATGGGATGCTTGTTTGAAAGGAGATCGGAGAGCTTTTGCTGAGTTATACAGGCGATATTATCCGCTACTGTATAATTATGGATGTAAATTTTGTGCCAATAAGGAATTAGTAAAGGATTGTATCCAGAATTTTTTCGCCAAATTAATCCAGAACTATCAGAAGTTGTCGACAACTCAATCTGTTAGAGGTTATCTGTTGTTGGCCTTCCGTAATCGGTTATACGATGACCTGAAACACGAAAACTCCCGTTCGGATATGTTTCTTCCTTGCATTGATGATCTGTTGTCTTTCGATAAGGGGCTGATTCCTTTTCCGCCTGAAGATGAGACCTCCGATGACTTTATAATTATGCGGTTGGCCTTTCTTGAACTATCTTCCCGTCAGCAGGAAGTTCTTTACCTATATTATATGCTAGGAGCCAGTCATTCGGATATAGCCGATATATTGGATATTAATTATCAGTCAAGCAAGAATCTGCTATGTCGCTCTTTACTGAAATTAAAGGAACTATTTTTCATTAAACTAAAAGAATATAAGGATCAGGCGGATTACAAAGAAGAAGATTTGGATGTCTTTTCCCACCTGGCCGAAAATTTTAAATGGTTCCATGTAGAACTGGCTAAATAACCTATCCTCCAATATTTTTTCCGTTTTAAATGCAAATTTCTGATTTTCGTTGAGTACGTTCTTCCTGTCCCATCGTTTTAATAGTGTAAATACAAAGGAAACGTGCTAAGGAAAGATAACATATCAGACAACTACTTTTTCAGGAAAGCCAGGCGATCGGTTAATCTGATGAAAAAAATCGAACAGGTAAATCCACAGGAGATTGACGACTCGTGGAATGCTGTTGAACAAATATTGCTGGCCTCTGAACAAGAAAAAGTAAAAATAAAGAAAACGAGATTCCGTCTTGCCTGGTCTTCTGTGGCCGCCATATTGATTGTTGGAGTTGCTCTCTTCTCCACTTTATATTTGGTACCCGGTGAATCTTCTTTGGTGGCTGCCTTACATGATAACAGTATGGTTGCTGACAGTACAACGGAAATTTCTTTGTTTACTTCCGGTAATCATTTGAAACTGGAGGATGAGTCGATCCTTGACTATGATTCGGAAGGAAAAGTTTCCATCAACAAACAGCAGGTCTATTCTGCACAAAATGTCCATGCTGTTAAGAGTGAAAAAGAACTGAACCATATTATTGTTCCTAAAGGAAGACGGATGAATATCACATTTGAGGATGGAACCAAGATGTATGTAAATGCTGGCAGCCATGTAATATACCCGGCCGTATTTGATAAGAAAAGGAGAGAAATAGCTGTTGAAGGCGAAGTTTTTCTGGATGTGGCGCGTGATCCTCAACGTCCGTTCATCGTAAAGACCGGGAAATTTGATGTGAAAGTGTTAGGAACAGTCTTTAATGTTACAGCATATCGAAATGATAAATCAGCATCGGTTGTATTGGTGAAAGGTTGTGTTGAAGTGGAGACAGATGCGAAAGAGAAAGTTATGATGTCACCGGATCAGCGAGTTTGTATTACAGATGGAAAAACATCGACCGAAAAAGTGAATGTATTTAAATATATATGTTGGAAAGATAACCTGATGTATTTGAAGAATGACCGGACCGGAGACGTCCTGAATCGTGTAGCAAGATATTACGGAGTAAATATCCGTTATGATGAAGAGGTAACCGATATTCCTATTTCCGGTAAACTTGATTTGCAGGGAGATATCAGATCGGTACTGGATGTTATTGAAGAATCGATTTCCGTAAAATCGGAATGCGATAGTTCGGGTGATTTCTATTTATCGTTGAAATGATAGATTATTAACTAAATAAGACAGCCTATGGTTATATCAAGTTGGAAAACAAAAAAGATCGGATAATATTAGCCGTATTACC encodes the following:
- a CDS encoding RNA polymerase sigma factor, with amino-acid sequence MTQLSDTNIWDACLKGDRRAFAELYRRYYPLLYNYGCKFCANKELVKDCIQNFFAKLIQNYQKLSTTQSVRGYLLLAFRNRLYDDLKHENSRSDMFLPCIDDLLSFDKGLIPFPPEDETSDDFIIMRLAFLELSSRQQEVLYLYYMLGASHSDIADILDINYQSSKNLLCRSLLKLKELFFIKLKEYKDQADYKEEDLDVFSHLAENFKWFHVELAK
- a CDS encoding FecR family protein — its product is MKKIEQVNPQEIDDSWNAVEQILLASEQEKVKIKKTRFRLAWSSVAAILIVGVALFSTLYLVPGESSLVAALHDNSMVADSTTEISLFTSGNHLKLEDESILDYDSEGKVSINKQQVYSAQNVHAVKSEKELNHIIVPKGRRMNITFEDGTKMYVNAGSHVIYPAVFDKKRREIAVEGEVFLDVARDPQRPFIVKTGKFDVKVLGTVFNVTAYRNDKSASVVLVKGCVEVETDAKEKVMMSPDQRVCITDGKTSTEKVNVFKYICWKDNLMYLKNDRTGDVLNRVARYYGVNIRYDEEVTDIPISGKLDLQGDIRSVLDVIEESISVKSECDSSGDFYLSLK